The Rhodamnia argentea isolate NSW1041297 chromosome 7, ASM2092103v1, whole genome shotgun sequence genome contains the following window.
AGCAACATATGGTTCGGTGGCCATGTACATTAGGGAGCCAAGAAATTGGTCTGGTCTTTCACGATAATGTCACGAACACGGTGGTTGGCTTGGTCGAGATGGGTCAAAACGATTGTTGTGGTCTTCGATTAGAATGTCAACCCCCTTCCCCAAAAAACAAATCGTTTTTGTCATTCCTTTGATTGTCAAAAATCTCCAAGTGAGCATCATCTAGATATGGTCAAAAGACCAAATTCTCTCACCGTGATAAAGAAGAAATTACACCTAAGGACGaccttattaaaaaaaaattgtcacttgGTTAAAAATTTAGTTAGGAGAGGCCAGACGGCCAAACTTTCGAAGCCAACTGGAAGAAAGGGACAGGGGGGGTACGATGGTGTGGCCGGTGAAAGCGCGGGGGAGAGAGTCAAGGGTCAAGAGTCAACGAAGCCAGATGACCCGCCTCTTAGGACAACATTTAACAAAATACGTAATTAATCGCCCAACActtgtaaattaattaatttacgTGGTCTTCAATTAcgaagaaaaaggggaaatagTCAAGGGTCACGTGCTCTTTGCGATCTTCAATTACCCGTAAGCTTAAACGTTATGGGTCGGGACTTTCTGATATGATATCAGAGAGCCTGATTTTGCCTCCGTTTATTTCGTGTGTGCGGCCCATGATCGTCAAGATTCCATGTGACTTTCCTAATCCCCTTGCAAGACAAAGGGAAAGTTAAAGTCAGTCGTGCGGCTTGTCTATGGGAGTTTATACAGAAGTATAAATGCGTTGCATTAAAACACGTACGTACATAGCAAAATCGGGTCACAGTTGAAATTCCAAAGCGAGACTTTGGCCCCATTGTATTGCCTTGAGCACAATATTGGACTATTGGAATACAAGTCAagcagcaaattttttttacttaacaAGTTGTCTTTGAAGGTCCTCAACTTCCCATTCGCGTTGCTGTTGAAAGCTACGGTCGGAGGTGGGGTTCAATAATCTCTCTGTTCAATTTCGGTTTTTCTTGCTCCTCATCAACAATCTTTCCATTTATAAGCACGCATGCCCGCAAATATCAGACCTCTTCACACAGAAAATACTTCCTGTCGAAAGTCTCAGGAGTCTCTCAAGACGCGCTCTCTTTGCAGCTGTAATTGCCTTCTGCTCCTTTTCAGACTCGATAAGCTATATGTTCTGCGGGTGAATGATACTAGGGCTGATCAAATCCGGaacaaaaagatgaagaaaagtgcGAGCAACAGTCAGTCGTCAGCAAAAGTCGAGCGCAAGACCGTGGAGAAAAACCGAAGAATCCGCATGAAAGTTCTCTGCTCCAAGCTTGCTTCCCTCGTTCCTCAACACCCTATCACCACTTctaaggtctctctctctctctctgagggtTTACTAGAAGTGATCAAGTAAAGTGCTTAACCTTCTTTCCCAGCTTAACCGTTTGATAAcacatcaatttctttttttattttttttttttgtattggctTTTTAACAGCAAGTTGTTGAAAATAAACTGTCTTTTGCAATCTTTAGTTTTCTTGGAAATGGATGGAATTGTTCTATCAAAGTATTGTTGTGTATAATTAGATAAATATGTACATAAATCCGGGTTACGTGCCTCAACTTCAACAATCAAGAACAAGTGAAAATTTCCTTAAtttgcctttctttcttttttttggatttcagGAATTGCTGTCGCAGCAAGATCTGCTGGATCAAGCAGCGACACACATAAAGCAGTTGAAAGAAAAGATTGAAGGGTTGAAACTGAGGAAGGAACAAGCGCTATTGCAGTCCAAAGGGATTGGCACAAGCAGCTATTTGACTTCACCGGATGATCAGGGGGCTCAACTAGGGTTCGTGCTTCCGGTGTTCGAACTGAGAAACCACGGTTTAGGTCTAGAAGTGATCTTGATCAGTGGGAGGAGGAAGAACTTCATGTTGTATGAAGTGATCAACATTCTTGAGGAAGAAGGAGCTGAGGTTCTCAGTGCCAGCTCTTCGGTTATTGGTGATAAGATCTTCCACACACTCCATGCTCAGGTAATTCATTATCTAGACTTATTTCATCTAGGATGTTACAACTTTGGTTTAGCAGAAATAAAGATCATGTAGTCTGGATGTTATCCTCAATTAATTAAAGAATGGAAACTAGGGCTTCTTAAGTACACGTGAAAGTAGAGATATGGTGCGGTATTAACTGATTTTGGCAATTCAAAAGTTGTAAATACCGCGTGGTAATATAGTCTTTAAGTAGAGGTTAAATTATATATAATTTGAAGCCTATCTAGGTTCGAGAGTTAAATTTAATGAGGTTATATAACTAGTATAAACTTCACTACACTTCGTTCTTGGTGTGTTGAAGTTTAGGATGATAATTT
Protein-coding sequences here:
- the LOC125312477 gene encoding transcription factor bHLH162-like isoform X1, yielding MPANIRPLHTENTSCRKSQESLKTRSLCSCNCLLLLFRLDKLYVLRVNDTRADQIRNKKMKKSASNSQSSAKVERKTVEKNRRIRMKVLCSKLASLVPQHPITTSKELLSQQDLLDQAATHIKQLKEKIEGLKLRKEQALLQSKGIGTSSYLTSPDDQGAQLGFVLPVFELRNHGLGLEVILISGRRKNFMLYEVINILEEEGAEVLSASSSVIGDKIFHTLHAQVRLCRVGVETTRVRERLKELIR
- the LOC125312477 gene encoding transcription factor bHLH162-like isoform X2, yielding MPANIRPLHTENTSCRKSQESLKTRSLCSCNCLLLLFRLDKLYVLRVNDTRADQIRNKKMKKSASNSQSSAKVERKTVEKNRRIRMKVLCSKLASLVPQHPITTSKELLSQQDLLDQAATHIKQLKEKIEGLKLRKEQALLQSKGIGTSSYLTSPDDQGAQLGFVLPVFELRNHGLGLEVILISGRRKNFMLYEVINILEEEGAEVLSASSSVIGDKIFHTLHAQVGLCRVGVETTRVRERLKELIR